One window of Microcoleus vaginatus PCC 9802 genomic DNA carries:
- a CDS encoding beta-carotene hydroxylase yields MSEAGRPLTVPKEFLSPPGDFNPTLLLFLSAVAILVISNLGFWCWGWPQWCCFSLNVLALHMAGTVIHDASHNAAHRDRTINAILGHGSALMLGFAFPVFTRVHMQHHAHVNDPDNDPDHYVSTGGPLWLIAARFFYHEIFFFKRKLWRKYELLEWFLSRSFVITIVYISIQYDHLGYVLNFWFSPAMVVGLALGLFFDYLPHRPFHDRDRWKNARVYPSPILNILILGQNYHLIHHLWPSIPWYNYKPAYEAVKPLLDEKGSPQSLGILEGKKDFWNFIYDIFLGIRLHHKKASN; encoded by the coding sequence ATGTCGGAGGCAGGACGGCCGCTGACAGTGCCGAAAGAGTTTCTGAGTCCTCCCGGTGACTTCAATCCGACACTGCTGCTATTTTTGAGTGCAGTAGCGATTCTCGTGATTTCTAACTTGGGTTTCTGGTGTTGGGGATGGCCGCAGTGGTGCTGTTTTTCGCTGAACGTGTTGGCGTTGCACATGGCTGGAACTGTGATTCACGATGCGTCTCATAATGCAGCCCATCGCGATCGCACGATCAATGCTATTTTGGGACACGGTAGCGCGCTGATGTTGGGTTTTGCTTTCCCGGTGTTTACGCGGGTACATATGCAGCATCACGCCCACGTTAATGACCCAGATAACGATCCAGACCATTATGTTTCGACGGGCGGGCCTTTGTGGTTGATTGCTGCGAGGTTTTTTTACCACGAGATTTTCTTTTTTAAGCGCAAACTGTGGCGGAAATACGAATTATTGGAATGGTTTCTCAGCCGTTCGTTTGTGATCACGATCGTGTATATCTCGATTCAGTACGACCATTTAGGTTACGTGCTGAATTTTTGGTTTTCTCCCGCTATGGTGGTGGGATTGGCATTGGGGTTATTTTTTGATTATTTGCCGCACCGTCCGTTTCACGATCGCGATCGTTGGAAAAATGCCAGAGTATATCCTAGTCCTATTCTAAATATCTTGATTTTGGGGCAGAATTATCATCTAATTCATCACTTGTGGCCTTCCATTCCTTGGTACAATTACAAGCCTGCTTATGAGGCTGTGAAGCCGCTGTTGGATGAGAAAGGTTCCCCTCAAAGTTTGGGAATATTGGAAGGGAAAAAGGACTTTTGGAATTTTATATATGACATCTTTTTAGGGATTAGGCTGCATCACAAGAAAGCGTCTAATTGA
- the aroH gene encoding chorismate mutase — MEEICVEWQVRGIRGATTASENSVEAIREAVRELLDELEAKNDINPELIISATFSATRDLDAVFPAAIARERPHWCNVPLLDVQQMHVEGALERCIRFLIHVNWPAHTEIYHPYLRGAQNLRPDRNLAVAVAGEK, encoded by the coding sequence ATGGAGGAAATTTGCGTGGAGTGGCAAGTGCGGGGTATTCGTGGGGCAACAACTGCCAGCGAGAATTCGGTGGAAGCAATTCGAGAAGCGGTGAGAGAATTGTTAGATGAATTAGAAGCAAAAAATGATATAAATCCAGAATTAATTATTAGTGCTACGTTTTCTGCAACTCGTGATTTAGATGCTGTGTTTCCGGCCGCGATCGCCCGCGAACGTCCTCACTGGTGTAATGTTCCTTTGTTGGACGTACAACAAATGCACGTTGAGGGTGCTTTGGAACGCTGCATCCGGTTTTTAATTCACGTCAATTGGCCGGCACATACTGAAATTTATCATCCTTATTTGCGGGGAGCTCAAAATTTGCGCCCCGATAGGAATTTAGCGGTGGCGGTGGCTGGGGAAAAATAA
- a CDS encoding peptidase M28, whose translation MNLKERLHSHLIQIVRDRNPYLASQGHFYAQQYIREELAQWGSVEIDDFAVRGRIHHNLILDLPPSEKASKKRLPPIVIGAHYDTVPGSPGADDNATGVAVLLELARDIASGPLKYPVQLVAFDMEEYGYLGSSHHAAKYKQQQESIRLMISLEMLGYCNPNPNSQNYPAGLKYFYPNSGIFIALIGNLRTVPDLINLSGKIRKSGQPCEWLPVPNRGLIVPDTRRSDHVPFWDNGYPAIMVTDTANMRNPHYHRESDRIETLDLDFLAGVCQGLVKGIRHL comes from the coding sequence ATGAATCTCAAGGAACGCCTGCACAGCCATCTGATTCAGATTGTACGCGATCGCAACCCATACCTCGCATCCCAAGGGCATTTTTATGCTCAGCAATACATCCGCGAAGAGTTGGCCCAGTGGGGAAGTGTAGAAATTGACGATTTTGCGGTGCGCGGGCGAATTCATCACAATTTGATTTTAGATTTACCCCCCTCCGAAAAGGCGAGTAAGAAGCGGTTGCCGCCGATCGTAATTGGTGCTCATTACGATACTGTACCCGGATCACCTGGCGCCGATGATAATGCTACTGGTGTTGCTGTTTTGCTGGAACTCGCAAGGGATATCGCATCTGGGCCGCTCAAATATCCAGTGCAATTAGTCGCCTTCGATATGGAAGAATACGGTTATTTGGGAAGCAGTCATCATGCAGCTAAATACAAGCAACAGCAAGAGTCAATCCGGTTAATGATTTCTTTGGAAATGTTGGGTTATTGCAACCCTAATCCTAATTCTCAAAACTATCCCGCTGGCTTGAAATATTTTTATCCAAATAGTGGTATTTTTATTGCTTTAATTGGCAATTTGCGGACTGTTCCCGATTTGATTAATTTGAGTGGCAAAATTCGCAAATCAGGTCAGCCCTGCGAGTGGCTGCCGGTGCCGAATCGAGGTTTAATTGTGCCGGATACTCGCCGCAGCGATCATGTTCCTTTTTGGGATAATGGTTATCCGGCTATCATGGTGACTGATACTGCTAATATGCGAAATCCGCATTATCATCGAGAAAGTGATAGGATTGAGACTTTGGATTTGGATTTTCTGGCTGGTGTTTGTCAGGGGTTAGTCAAGGGCATTCGACATCTATAA
- a CDS encoding DMT family transporter: MQLKLTDSKLPFAPLLLIAPFFLWGTAMVAMKGVMPHTTPLFVAVVRLIPAGALVLLAAAFMGKPQPQGWKAWLWISLFALVDATLFQGFLAEGLARTGAGLGSVMIDSQPLAVAILCLWLFQEKIGFWGWLGLVIGVVGISLIGLPDGWIVGLFHPENRQVSGGIEQLFQGGEWLMLLAALSMAVGTVLVRWVCRYVDPVVATGWHMILGGLPLLAISAATESEQFVNIDFSGWMALGYSTVFGSAIAYGLFFYFASSGSLTSLSSLTFLTPVFALLFGNLFLGEVLNPLQSMGVGLTLVSIYLINQRDTLAEKLNKMRHGEASAEVEATGLLEWSELNSGELPVQLRVSELESEV; this comes from the coding sequence ATGCAGTTAAAACTTACCGATTCAAAATTGCCTTTTGCCCCGCTGTTGCTAATTGCGCCGTTTTTCCTGTGGGGAACCGCGATGGTAGCGATGAAGGGGGTGATGCCACACACAACGCCGCTGTTTGTGGCCGTCGTGCGTTTGATACCTGCGGGTGCGTTGGTGCTCCTGGCGGCGGCATTCATGGGAAAGCCACAGCCGCAGGGTTGGAAAGCTTGGCTGTGGATTTCGCTGTTTGCTTTGGTTGACGCTACTTTGTTTCAAGGCTTTTTAGCTGAAGGTTTGGCGAGAACCGGTGCGGGTTTGGGTTCCGTGATGATTGATTCTCAACCGCTAGCTGTGGCGATTTTGTGTTTGTGGCTGTTTCAAGAAAAAATTGGTTTTTGGGGCTGGTTGGGATTAGTGATTGGCGTAGTCGGCATCAGTTTGATCGGGTTGCCGGATGGCTGGATTGTGGGGCTTTTTCATCCTGAAAACAGGCAGGTTTCTGGGGGTATCGAACAGTTGTTTCAGGGTGGAGAATGGTTGATGCTATTGGCTGCTTTGTCGATGGCTGTGGGTACGGTTTTGGTGCGCTGGGTTTGCCGCTATGTTGACCCGGTGGTGGCGACTGGTTGGCACATGATTTTGGGCGGTTTGCCGCTGTTGGCAATTTCGGCTGCAACTGAGTCCGAACAGTTTGTGAATATTGATTTTTCCGGCTGGATGGCGTTAGGTTATTCTACCGTGTTCGGAAGTGCGATCGCCTACGGTTTATTCTTTTATTTTGCTTCGAGTGGCAGTCTAACAAGTTTAAGTTCTCTTACCTTTCTTACGCCTGTTTTTGCTTTGCTGTTCGGCAATTTGTTCTTGGGGGAAGTGCTGAATCCGCTGCAATCGATGGGGGTGGGGCTGACTTTGGTTAGTATTTATTTGATTAATCAGCGGGATACTTTGGCTGAGAAATTGAACAAAATGCGGCACGGTGAAGCGAGTGCAGAAGTTGAAGCAACAGGATTGTTAGAGTGGTCTGAGTTAAATTCTGGAGAATTACCCGTGCAGTTGCGGGTTAGCGAATTGGAATCAGAAGTTTAG
- the sppA gene encoding signal peptide peptidase SppA, producing MIWPFKPRYRKQIARIEITGAIAGETRKRVLEALKTVEERKFPALLLRIDSPGGTVGDSQEIYSALKRLREKVKIVASFGNISASGGVYIGMGAEHIVANPGTITGSIGVIIRGNNLERLLEKVGVSFQVIKSGPYKDILAFDRELTDPEQQILQDLIDTSYQQFVETVAEARKLAVDKVKSFADGRVFTGQQALELGLVDRLGTEEDARRLAAELAGLDPEKTESCTLEKQKPFLNRVLGSSLDISGLSAYNNLLEFELSTSGLPLWMYRP from the coding sequence ATGATTTGGCCATTCAAGCCCCGCTACCGCAAACAAATCGCCCGTATCGAAATCACCGGAGCCATTGCCGGAGAAACCCGTAAACGAGTCCTAGAAGCTCTCAAAACCGTTGAAGAACGCAAATTTCCCGCCTTGCTGCTGCGGATAGACAGCCCCGGCGGCACTGTCGGCGATTCCCAGGAAATTTACAGCGCACTCAAGCGTCTGCGCGAAAAAGTCAAAATTGTTGCCAGTTTTGGCAATATTTCAGCTTCTGGCGGAGTTTACATCGGCATGGGAGCCGAGCATATCGTTGCTAATCCCGGTACAATTACCGGCAGCATTGGCGTGATTATCCGGGGCAACAATCTAGAACGGCTGTTAGAAAAAGTAGGCGTTTCTTTTCAGGTGATTAAATCGGGGCCGTATAAAGATATCTTGGCATTCGATCGAGAATTGACCGATCCTGAACAGCAAATTCTGCAAGACTTGATCGACACCAGCTACCAGCAATTCGTGGAAACCGTTGCCGAAGCCCGGAAATTGGCTGTTGATAAAGTGAAAAGTTTTGCCGACGGTCGGGTTTTTACCGGCCAGCAAGCCTTAGAATTGGGTTTGGTCGATCGACTGGGAACAGAAGAGGACGCCCGCCGCCTTGCCGCGGAACTCGCAGGGCTCGACCCGGAAAAAACCGAGTCTTGCACGCTAGAAAAACAAAAACCTTTCCTAAATCGCGTCTTGGGGAGTAGTCTGGATATATCCGGGCTTTCAGCTTACAATAATTTGCTGGAATTCGAGCTTTCTACTAGCGGTTTGCCGCTGTGGATGTATCGCCCGTGA
- a CDS encoding PIN domain-containing protein, which produces MKVLIDTNVIVDVALEREPFYAESDRILTFVEEGQIQGYVSASTFSDLYYILRRDKGRDWTLEFLRQLATFCQVATVDNSVISIALTCNFKDFEDAIQYSTAVINLIDAIVTRNPRYFPVTTPRIVTPNQLILELTDSP; this is translated from the coding sequence GTGAAAGTCCTCATAGACACCAATGTGATAGTAGATGTTGCGCTTGAGCGAGAACCTTTCTATGCTGAGAGCGATCGCATTTTAACTTTTGTTGAAGAAGGCCAAATTCAAGGCTATGTTTCTGCCTCAACTTTTAGCGACCTTTACTATATCCTTCGCCGAGACAAAGGTCGCGATTGGACACTTGAGTTTTTGCGGCAGTTAGCCACATTTTGTCAAGTAGCAACAGTAGATAACTCTGTTATTTCAATTGCATTAACTTGCAACTTCAAGGATTTTGAAGATGCGATTCAGTACAGCACTGCTGTCATCAATCTAATTGATGCCATTGTCACCCGCAACCCGCGATATTTTCCGGTTACTACTCCTAGGATTGTAACTCCAAATCAGTTAATCCTTGAATTAACTGATTCTCCCTAA
- a CDS encoding phage tail protein, protein MTNFGLITEGLTDQIVIESILAGYFNNPDIDIRPLQPERNKDDENKSHNYGGWSQVFAYCESNNFKEAFQFIDYIIIQIDTDVSEDYHIAHQDEKGEFTPQQLIAKVIEKFRDGIGEDFYNTNQQKIIFAISVHSIECWLLPLYYTDKQKKAKCKNCLNTLNYELSKQQKFTIDQNAKNPEYYREIAKQYGKHKVLMKHYQDNPSLKIFIEEIESRNIQIIEEDDW, encoded by the coding sequence ATGACTAATTTTGGATTAATTACAGAGGGATTAACTGACCAGATTGTTATTGAAAGTATTTTAGCAGGATATTTCAATAACCCAGATATAGATATTAGACCGCTTCAACCAGAAAGAAATAAAGATGATGAGAATAAATCTCATAACTATGGAGGTTGGAGTCAAGTTTTTGCTTACTGCGAGTCAAATAATTTTAAGGAAGCATTTCAATTTATCGATTATATTATTATCCAAATAGATACTGATGTTTCAGAAGATTATCATATCGCCCACCAAGATGAAAAGGGTGAGTTTACTCCTCAGCAGTTGATTGCAAAAGTTATTGAGAAATTTAGAGACGGGATTGGTGAGGATTTTTACAACACCAATCAACAGAAGATAATTTTTGCAATATCTGTACATTCTATTGAGTGTTGGTTGCTCCCACTGTATTATACAGATAAACAGAAAAAAGCTAAATGCAAAAACTGTCTTAATACGTTAAATTATGAGCTTTCCAAGCAACAAAAATTTACAATTGACCAGAATGCTAAAAATCCTGAATATTATCGAGAGATTGCCAAACAATATGGCAAGCATAAAGTTTTAATGAAGCATTACCAAGATAATCCTAGTCTGAAAATTTTTATAGAAGAGATTGAGAGTAGAAATATTCAAATTATTGAAGAGGATGACTGGTAA
- a CDS encoding 5-oxoprolinase gives MNPTYPDRTRWQFWIDRGGTFTDIVAQRPDGKLVIHKLLSENPERYTDAAVQGIRDILGIPADAAIPAAEIEAIKMGTTVATNALLERKGDRTILLITKGFRDALRIGYQNRPNIFARHIVLPQMLYDRVIEVAERYSAQGEELTAVNPEFIPSLQQAYDEGIRSCAIVFMHGYRYSEHEKQVAKIAKKIGFTQISVSHEVSPLMKLVSRGDTAVVDAYLSPILRRYVEQVTSQLSPVGAVSPCPPSPCPPPKLMFMQSNGGLVDAAQFQGKNSILSGPAGGIVGAVQTSKKAGFDKIITFDMGGTSTDVAHFNGEYEREFETEIAGVRLRSPVMAIHTVAAGGGSIVFFDGARYRVGPESAGANPGPACYRKGGPLTVTDCNVMLGKIQPDFFPKVFGLNGDLPIAPDVVKQKFGQLAGEIGGERTAEQVAEGFLAIAVEKMANAVKKISLQRGYDVSEYTLCCFGGAGGQHACAIADALGMKRVFIHPYAGVLSAYGMGLADVRAIRERAIEQHLNAELLADLHHILTALEADGKRELNRRGAEDTEKESEVLVIRKLRLKYQGSDSVLAVDFADNIEVMQAEFEAAHRQRYSFIMPEKPLIVEAVSVEVVERMDVPEASTISPSGGTGILPVQPISTVQTYVAGGWRETPVYQREDLRSHDCISGPAMIVEATGTNIIEPGWEAEITENNDLILNRRCTQIEADNIRVHSGLSAVKSDPVLLEIFNNLFRAIAEQMGVTLQNTSSSVNIKERLDFSCAIFDKNGQLVANAPHIPVHLGSMSESVEALILAQGDAIQPGAVYVSNNPYNGGTHLPDITVITPVFARDSSLPLFYVASRGHHADIGGITPGSMPPNSTTVTEEGVLLDNFQLVSEGIFREKQLLELLTVGIFPVRNSAQNIADLQAQIAANKRGAEELSKMVEHYGLETVQAYMGFVQDNAEESVRRVIEVLSDGEFTYPMDSGGQIKVAITIDQSARSAKIDFTGTSAQQANNFNAPAAVCKAAVLYVFRTLVDDDIPLNAGCLKPLEIINPEGCMLNPRYPAAVVAGNVETSQNITDALYCALGVMAASQGTMNNFTFGNQRYQYYETICGGSGAGADFDGTDAVQTHMTNSRLTDPEVLEWRFPVLLESFAIRAHSGGNGSHRGGNGVVRRVGFREAMTAGILSGRRVISPCGLNGGEPGKVGRNYVEKVDGKVEELGSTATVEMQPGDVFVIETPGGGGYGYL, from the coding sequence ATGAATCCTACTTATCCCGATCGCACTCGCTGGCAATTCTGGATCGATCGCGGCGGTACTTTTACCGATATTGTCGCCCAGCGCCCCGACGGTAAATTAGTCATTCACAAGCTGCTGTCGGAAAACCCGGAACGCTACACCGACGCCGCAGTCCAAGGAATTCGCGACATTTTGGGAATTCCCGCCGACGCAGCGATACCCGCCGCCGAAATTGAAGCGATTAAAATGGGGACGACGGTGGCGACAAATGCTTTGCTGGAACGAAAGGGCGATCGCACAATTCTGTTAATCACCAAAGGTTTCCGCGATGCGCTGAGAATTGGCTATCAAAACCGCCCCAATATTTTCGCGCGTCACATTGTTTTGCCCCAGATGCTGTACGATCGAGTTATTGAAGTTGCAGAACGCTACAGCGCTCAAGGTGAGGAGTTAACTGCTGTCAATCCTGAGTTTATCCCGTCTTTGCAGCAAGCATACGATGAGGGAATTCGCAGTTGTGCGATCGTATTCATGCACGGCTACCGCTACTCGGAACATGAAAAACAAGTTGCTAAAATAGCCAAAAAAATTGGCTTTACTCAAATTTCAGTATCTCACGAAGTTAGCCCGCTGATGAAATTAGTTTCGCGGGGAGATACTGCGGTTGTCGATGCTTATTTATCTCCGATTTTACGTCGATACGTCGAACAAGTAACCAGTCAGTTATCTCCTGTAGGGGCGGTGTCCCCGTGCCCGCCCTCCCCGTGCCCGCCCCCTAAATTAATGTTTATGCAGTCGAACGGCGGCTTAGTGGATGCGGCACAATTTCAAGGAAAAAACAGTATTTTATCCGGGCCTGCTGGGGGAATTGTCGGTGCAGTTCAAACGAGCAAAAAGGCAGGTTTTGATAAAATTATTACCTTTGATATGGGCGGAACTTCGACAGATGTTGCCCATTTTAACGGCGAATACGAACGCGAATTTGAGACGGAAATTGCTGGGGTGAGATTGCGATCGCCCGTGATGGCAATTCACACTGTAGCAGCCGGCGGCGGTTCAATTGTCTTTTTTGACGGGGCTCGCTACCGCGTCGGGCCGGAGTCTGCAGGGGCCAATCCTGGGCCCGCTTGCTATCGCAAAGGCGGCCCCTTGACGGTGACTGATTGCAATGTGATGTTGGGTAAAATTCAACCGGATTTTTTCCCGAAAGTATTTGGATTGAATGGAGATTTGCCGATCGCCCCTGACGTAGTAAAGCAAAAATTTGGGCAACTAGCGGGGGAAATTGGGGGCGAGAGGACGGCGGAACAGGTGGCGGAGGGTTTTTTGGCGATCGCTGTGGAAAAGATGGCAAATGCCGTTAAAAAAATCTCGCTTCAGCGCGGTTACGATGTTTCGGAGTATACATTGTGCTGTTTCGGCGGTGCGGGCGGCCAACACGCTTGTGCGATCGCGGATGCTTTGGGGATGAAACGGGTATTTATTCACCCTTATGCGGGTGTGTTGTCCGCTTACGGTATGGGTTTGGCTGATGTGCGGGCTATTCGCGAAAGGGCGATCGAGCAACACTTAAATGCAGAATTATTAGCTGATTTGCATCATATTTTAACTGCATTGGAGGCTGATGGAAAGAGGGAATTGAACCGCCGAGGCGCAGAGGACACAGAGAAAGAGTCAGAGGTTTTAGTTATTAGGAAGCTGCGCTTAAAATATCAGGGAAGTGACTCGGTTTTGGCGGTAGATTTTGCTGACAATATTGAGGTCATGCAGGCTGAATTTGAAGCAGCCCACCGACAGCGTTACAGTTTTATTATGCCAGAAAAACCGCTGATTGTGGAAGCGGTTTCGGTGGAAGTTGTAGAAAGAATGGATGTGCCGGAAGCATCCACAATTTCCCCCTCTGGTGGCACGGGCATCTTGCCTGTGCAACCAATTTCAACGGTGCAAACCTATGTTGCTGGCGGGTGGCGGGAAACGCCTGTTTATCAGAGAGAAGATTTGCGATCGCACGACTGCATTAGCGGCCCTGCTATGATTGTTGAGGCAACGGGAACCAATATCATAGAACCGGGCTGGGAAGCGGAAATCACCGAAAATAATGATTTAATTTTGAACCGCCGATGCACGCAGATAGAGGCAGATAATATCCGCGTTCATTCGGGTTTATCGGCGGTTAAATCCGATCCAGTTTTGCTGGAAATTTTTAATAATTTGTTTCGGGCGATCGCCGAACAAATGGGTGTCACATTGCAAAACACAAGTTCCTCAGTCAACATCAAGGAACGCCTCGACTTTTCCTGTGCAATTTTCGACAAAAACGGGCAATTAGTTGCCAACGCGCCGCACATTCCCGTACATCTGGGCTCGATGAGCGAAAGCGTTGAAGCTTTAATTTTAGCACAAGGCGATGCGATTCAACCGGGCGCTGTTTATGTTTCTAACAATCCCTACAACGGCGGCACACACTTACCAGATATCACCGTTATTACTCCAGTATTTGCTCGTGATTCCTCCCTTCCTTTGTTTTATGTAGCCTCGCGGGGACACCACGCGGACATCGGCGGCATCACTCCCGGTTCCATGCCTCCTAACAGTACAACAGTAACCGAAGAAGGTGTATTGCTAGATAATTTTCAGCTAGTAAGCGAGGGAATTTTTAGAGAAAAACAATTACTAGAACTTCTGACAGTGGGAATTTTTCCGGTTCGCAATTCCGCTCAAAATATAGCAGATTTGCAAGCACAAATTGCTGCTAACAAGCGCGGCGCAGAAGAGCTGAGCAAGATGGTAGAACATTATGGATTAGAGACTGTGCAAGCTTATATGGGCTTCGTACAAGACAATGCTGAGGAGTCGGTGCGGCGGGTAATTGAGGTTTTGAGTGATGGCGAATTTACTTATCCGATGGATAGTGGCGGACAAATTAAGGTAGCGATTACAATTGACCAATCTGCGCGCAGTGCAAAAATAGATTTTACTGGCACTTCAGCTCAACAAGCCAACAATTTTAATGCTCCCGCCGCCGTGTGCAAAGCCGCTGTTTTGTATGTTTTCCGCACCTTGGTTGATGACGATATTCCTCTCAATGCGGGCTGTTTGAAACCTCTCGAAATCATCAATCCCGAAGGCTGCATGCTGAATCCTCGCTATCCAGCGGCGGTAGTTGCCGGAAATGTGGAAACCTCGCAGAATATTACCGATGCTTTGTATTGTGCGTTGGGAGTGATGGCGGCTTCTCAGGGAACTATGAATAATTTTACCTTTGGAAATCAGCGCTATCAATATTATGAAACAATTTGCGGCGGTTCGGGCGCTGGTGCAGATTTTGACGGTACTGATGCCGTGCAAACTCACATGACTAATTCGCGTTTAACCGATCCCGAAGTATTAGAATGGCGGTTTCCGGTGTTGTTGGAAAGTTTTGCAATTCGGGCTCATAGTGGCGGTAATGGATCTCATCGCGGAGGGAATGGAGTTGTGCGGCGAGTGGGCTTTCGAGAGGCGATGACGGCGGGAATTTTATCGGGGCGGCGGGTGATTTCTCCTTGCGGTTTGAATGGGGGGGAACCGGGGAAAGTTGGGCGGAATTATGTTGAAAAGGTTGATGGTAAAGTTGAGGAATTGGGGAGTACGGCGACTGTGGAAATGCAGCCGGGGGATGTGTTTGTAATTGAGACTCCTGGGGGCGGAGGATATGGTTATTTATAG
- a CDS encoding ATP-binding cassette domain-containing protein — MIGEVRIENYKSIQKLKLELGRVTVLIGENGCGKSNILEAIALASAAADDKLDNEFLASRGIRVTEPQLMRSAFEIDNLIKDIKIELRGNEVQPFSCILQNDNSPYSQWVRKNFLGDLETFLKSAVKSVVDKYGGEEKLRSILLEEKRDFSQQELSRLTKELHSFSLIISLTNFIIYSPENQALRTFEKEGQIQPLGINGEGLFKILKFLSSDNQQQLNEIKKKLQLIDWFQDFEAPPNLSNIQSSLQIKDRYLDHDLSYFDQRSSNEGFLFLLFYFALFISDLTPKFFAIDNIDASLNPRLCRRLMQELVELAKKHDKQVIFTTHNPAVLDGLDLDDDEQRLFVIYRNQLGHTKARRILKPKTIDGQEPVKLSEAFLRGYIGGLPKNF, encoded by the coding sequence ATGATTGGAGAAGTCAGAATCGAAAATTATAAGTCCATTCAAAAGCTGAAGCTAGAATTAGGACGAGTCACCGTATTGATCGGTGAAAATGGCTGCGGCAAGAGCAATATTCTAGAGGCGATCGCCCTTGCTTCTGCGGCGGCTGATGACAAGCTGGATAACGAGTTTTTAGCTTCTCGGGGCATCAGAGTTACAGAACCTCAATTGATGCGATCGGCTTTTGAAATTGACAATTTGATTAAAGATATCAAAATTGAGTTAAGAGGGAATGAGGTACAACCATTCAGTTGTATTTTACAAAATGATAATTCTCCCTATTCTCAGTGGGTTAGGAAAAATTTTTTGGGTGATCTTGAAACCTTTCTAAAAAGTGCTGTTAAGAGTGTTGTTGACAAATACGGTGGGGAAGAAAAACTCCGGTCTATTTTATTAGAAGAAAAAAGGGACTTCTCACAACAAGAACTATCAAGATTGACCAAAGAGTTGCACTCATTTTCGCTGATAATTTCCCTCACTAATTTTATAATTTATTCTCCTGAAAACCAAGCCTTAAGAACTTTTGAAAAAGAAGGTCAAATTCAACCATTAGGCATTAATGGAGAAGGTTTGTTTAAGATTTTAAAATTTTTGAGTTCAGATAACCAGCAGCAGCTTAATGAAATTAAAAAAAAGCTGCAACTGATAGATTGGTTTCAAGATTTTGAAGCTCCTCCAAATTTATCAAATATTCAAAGCTCTCTCCAAATTAAAGATAGATACTTAGACCATGATTTAAGTTACTTTGACCAAAGAAGTTCTAATGAAGGCTTTTTATTTTTGCTTTTTTACTTCGCTTTATTTATTAGCGATCTCACGCCTAAATTTTTTGCAATAGATAACATTGATGCTTCTCTAAACCCCAGATTGTGTCGCAGATTAATGCAAGAATTAGTCGAATTAGCAAAAAAACACGACAAACAAGTTATATTCACAACCCACAACCCGGCTGTTTTGGACGGTTTAGATTTAGATGATGACGAACAGCGACTGTTTGTCATTTATCGTAACCAATTAGGACATACTAAAGCTAGACGGATTCTCAAACCTAAAACTATCGACGGACAGGAACCTGTTAAATTATCAGAGGCTTTTTTGAGGGGCTATATCGGAGGACTTCCTAAGAATTTTTAA